A stretch of the Planctomycetota bacterium genome encodes the following:
- the dusB gene encoding tRNA dihydrouridine synthase DusB: MALRYRILQSPMAGCTDLAFRRIARRFGCQMAFTEMVKDRPVVEGSGRTFEMLRTADWDHPLGMQLVGRDPNLMAEAARRLEGLGADLIDVNLGCPVPKVVNAGCGAALLKEPEQVGRILEAMIRAVRVPVTIKMRTGFDEGDDERFYRILRIASSCGVAAITVHGRTREQMYRGQANLETIRRAKEAATVPVIGNGDIRGGADAKRMFEATGCDGVMVARGALGNPWIYREIEQYLATGTLPPPPTPAERAAVLRDHFACQRELYGDALACRLIRRVIHWFVKGASGSAALREKGNRIESPEEFEALAAEFERSELEEAVGNV; this comes from the coding sequence ATGGCGCTCCGGTATCGAATTCTCCAGTCGCCCATGGCCGGCTGCACGGATCTCGCGTTCCGGCGGATCGCCCGCCGGTTCGGCTGCCAGATGGCGTTCACGGAGATGGTCAAGGACCGTCCGGTCGTGGAGGGGAGCGGGCGGACCTTCGAGATGCTTCGGACGGCCGACTGGGACCATCCGCTCGGAATGCAGCTGGTGGGGCGCGACCCGAACCTCATGGCGGAGGCGGCCCGGCGGCTCGAGGGGCTCGGGGCGGATCTCATCGACGTGAATCTCGGCTGTCCGGTGCCCAAGGTGGTCAACGCCGGCTGCGGCGCGGCGCTTCTGAAGGAGCCCGAGCAGGTGGGCCGGATTCTCGAGGCCATGATCCGGGCGGTGCGGGTGCCCGTGACGATCAAGATGCGCACGGGCTTCGACGAGGGGGACGACGAGCGCTTCTACCGCATCCTCCGGATCGCTTCCTCGTGCGGGGTGGCCGCGATCACGGTTCACGGCCGCACCCGCGAGCAGATGTACCGGGGGCAGGCGAATCTCGAGACGATCCGGAGGGCCAAGGAGGCGGCGACCGTGCCGGTGATCGGCAACGGCGACATCCGCGGCGGAGCGGACGCGAAGCGCATGTTCGAGGCGACGGGCTGCGACGGGGTGATGGTGGCCCGGGGGGCGTTGGGAAATCCCTGGATCTACCGGGAGATCGAGCAGTATCTGGCGACGGGGACGCTTCCTCCGCCGCCGACGCCGGCGGAGCGGGCGGCGGTGCTTCGCGATCACTTCGCCTGCCAGCGGGAGCTGTACGGGGACGCGCTGGCCTGCCGGCTGATCCGGCGGGTGATCCACTGGTTCGTCAAGGGCGCCTCGGGGTCCGCCGCGCTGCGCGAGAAGGGGAACCGGATCGAGTCTCCCGAGGAGTTCGAGGCGCTGGCGGCCGAGTTCGAGCGGTCCGAACTCGAGGAAGCGGTCGGGAACGTCTAG
- a CDS encoding sigma-70 family RNA polymerase sigma factor produces the protein MRDHDTQMMGAQIRFQTTQWTLVRASEDLKALDDLISIYWKPLYFYVRQRGYSNEAAKDIVQEFLTGLLERGAIGRADPSRGRFRTFLLTSLSRFLQDWAKAAGRQKRGAGQTILSLDFAAGEREYALQVAAGEPPERVLHRAWARSLWERSLAQLKAEPAHREAFRLYLADADYKTICARTGLSEAAAKTAVHRLKAQLREIVLGHIRRTVSSEEEVRAELAEFLALMR, from the coding sequence ATGAGGGACCATGACACCCAGATGATGGGAGCGCAGATCCGCTTCCAGACCACCCAGTGGACCCTCGTGCGCGCCTCCGAAGACCTCAAAGCGCTGGACGATCTCATTTCGATCTACTGGAAGCCGCTCTACTTCTACGTTCGCCAGCGGGGATATTCGAACGAAGCCGCCAAGGACATCGTCCAGGAGTTTCTGACCGGCCTCCTCGAGCGCGGGGCGATCGGCCGGGCGGATCCCTCGCGGGGGCGGTTCCGGACGTTCCTTCTGACGTCCCTTTCCCGGTTCCTTCAGGACTGGGCCAAGGCGGCCGGGCGGCAGAAGCGCGGCGCCGGCCAGACGATTCTGTCCCTGGACTTCGCCGCCGGCGAGCGGGAGTATGCGCTCCAGGTGGCGGCCGGGGAACCGCCCGAGCGGGTGCTTCACCGGGCCTGGGCCCGGAGCCTGTGGGAGCGTTCGCTGGCGCAGCTGAAGGCGGAGCCGGCGCACCGGGAGGCGTTCCGGCTGTATCTGGCCGACGCGGATTACAAGACCATCTGCGCCCGCACGGGGCTTTCGGAGGCGGCCGCGAAAACCGCCGTTCACCGGCTCAAGGCGCAGCTTCGCGAGATCGTGCTCGGTCACATCCGCCGCACGGTTTCGAGCGAGGAAGAGGTCCGGGCGGAGCTTGCGGAGTTCCTGGCCCTTATGCGCTGA
- a CDS encoding Maf family protein: MFILASASPARRKLLRGYRFKVVPSGVREVRRATLRATCLANARRKAQAVARRFPNTWVLAADTMMEFRGRLYGKPRSREAARRLFQALAGRTHFIGTGVVLQKNRFRIERFVRSRVTVRQNPPLEKILARTDPTRFAGGYALKPGRDPLIERVEGSVTNVIGLPMEELEPLLRNLGAPERAPQRIRARNSASSARTSSSLETVRRM, translated from the coding sequence ATGTTCATCCTGGCTTCGGCTTCGCCCGCACGGCGAAAACTCCTGCGGGGCTACCGCTTCAAGGTCGTCCCTTCCGGCGTCCGCGAGGTGCGGCGCGCGACGCTCCGCGCCACCTGCCTGGCCAACGCGCGCCGGAAGGCGCAGGCCGTCGCGCGGCGCTTTCCGAACACCTGGGTCCTGGCCGCCGACACGATGATGGAGTTCCGAGGACGGCTCTACGGGAAGCCCCGCAGCCGGGAGGCCGCCCGGCGGCTCTTTCAGGCGCTGGCCGGCCGGACGCACTTCATCGGCACGGGCGTCGTGCTCCAGAAAAACCGCTTCCGCATCGAGCGCTTCGTCCGCTCCCGCGTCACGGTGCGGCAAAATCCCCCGCTCGAGAAAATCCTGGCCCGCACCGATCCCACGCGTTTCGCCGGCGGGTACGCCCTCAAGCCCGGACGGGATCCCCTGATCGAGCGGGTCGAGGGCTCGGTGACGAACGTCATCGGCCTGCCGATGGAGGAACTGGAACCGCTGCTGCGGAACCTGGGAGCGCCGGAGCGCGCCCCTCAGCGCATAAGGGCCAGGAACTCCGCAAGCTCCGCCCGGACCTCTTCCTCGCTCGAAACCGTGCGGCGGATGTGA